TGCAAGCTGGGATTCGAAGAAGGTGCGCGAGGTCGTCGAGCCGTATATCCGTGAAGCACTGGCCGACATCAAGATCGCCGACGATTGCTCCTGGTACATCAACCCGACGGGCAAGTTCGTCATCGGCGGCCCGGATGGTGACGCCGGCCTAACCGGCCGCAAGATCATCGTCGATACCTATGGCGGCGCAGCGCCCCATGGCGGCGGCGCCTTCTCCGGCAAGGACACGACCAAGGTCGACCGCTCGGCCGCTTATGCCGCCCGCTACCTCGCCAAGAACGTCGTTGCCGCCGGCCTTGCCGAGCGCTGCACGATCCAGATCTCCTACGCCATCGGCGTTGCCCAGCCCCTGTCGATCTATGTCGATCTGCACGGCACGGGCAAGGTGAGCGAGGACGAGGTGGAAGCCGCGATCCGCAAGGTCATGGACCTCTCTCCGTCGGGCATCCGCCGTCACCTCGACCTCAACAAGCCGATTTACGCCAAGACCGCCGCCTACGGGCATTTCGGCCGCAAGGCCGGCCGTGACGGTTCCTTCTCCTGGGAGCGCCTCGACCTCGTCAAGGCCCTCAAGGACGCTATCAAGAACTGAGGCCGACCATGACCGATGCACAACGCCGCAGCCGCGCGACCGAAGCCTTCTTCGGTCGCCGCAAGGGAAAACCGTTGCGCGAGCGGCAGGCGCTGCATCTGGAGACGCTGCTGCCGGCGCTGAAGGTCGATCTTTCGGCTCCCGCGCCGGCGGATATCGCCACGCTCTACGATTTCAGGCCCGATCGCATGCGCCTCGAGATCGGCTTCGGCGGCGGCGAACATCTCATCCATCGCGCGCAGGAAACGCCGGATACGGCCTTCATCGGCGTCGAGCCCTTCGTCAATTCCATGGCCAAGCTCATCGGCAGCGTCGAGGAGACGGGCGCGAAGAACATCCGGCTTTACGATGACGATGCAACGGAATTGCTGGATTGGTTGCCGGCTGGGTCACTCGATCAGATCGATCTTCTCTATCCCGATCCCTGGCCGAAGAAGAAGCACTGGAAGCGACGCTTCGTGTCCAAAGTCAATCTGGACCGCTTTGCCCGGGTGCTGAAGCCCGGCGGCGTCTTCTGCTTCGCGTCCGACATCGATACCTATGTCAACTGGACGCTGATGCATTGCGGGGCGCATCCCGCTTTCGTCTGGACCGCGGAAAACGCGGCCGATTGGCTGACGCCCTATGCCGGCTGGCCGGGCACGCGCTACGAGGCCAAGGCCAAGCGCGAGGGCCGCAAGTCGGCTTACCTCACCTTCCGCCGGCTCTGACGGAAGGTCCGGATCGTCCTAGTGCAGGCTGACCGTGCGCAGGTCGTCCTCGGCGGCCTTGTAGAAGGTGCTGGAACGGTTGTCGGTGAGGAGGATCGGCGTGCCGTCCGCGCCGAACAGCGCCCAGAGATCGAGGCTCGGGTCGATTTCGGGCGCTTCCGGGAAGACGCGCGAGACCTCGTCCGCCTTCATCTTGCGGATATAGCCGACTTCGCCTGCGCCGAGATGCGCGAGATCCGCCTTCGATACGGTGGGAGTTACGGTTTTCAGGCCCATTTTTGCCTCCATGGCAATGCCGGATGTTCCGGCCACCGGACGTCCACGGCCACAATGGCCCATCGGTACGTCAGGCGATCAGGTTACGCTTGAAACGTTCCGGCGGGTGTTCCCGCAGGAACGGCTCATGACCTAGTCTGATACGGAAATGTTAATTTTCTTTACCATTCGCGCCGGCTCCGGCCGGACGAGATCGACCGAGAGCAGGCCGTTCTTCAGCTCCGCGCCCTGAACGCGCATGCCGTCGGCAAGCACGAAGGTGCGCTGGAACTGCCGGGCCGCGATGCCGCGGTAAAGATAGTCCCGCTCGCCGCTGTCGACCTGGCGGCCGCGAATGACGAGCTGGTTCTCCTCGGTCGTCACGTCCAGCTCCTCGTCGGAGAAACCGGCGACGGCGAGCGTGATGCGCAGGCGCTCGGGTGCGCCGGTCTCGCCGTTCGAACGCAGCCGTTCGATATTGTACGGAGGGTAACCGTCATTGCCCTTGGCGATGCGCTCAAGGGTCTTCTCCATGGCGTCGAAACCCAGGAGCAGCGGGCTCGTGAAAGGGGTCATGCGTGTCATCGTCCAGTCCTTGGCTTCAAGCGACTTTGGCGGGACCCGGCTTCGGCATCCCGACGGCTGCAATATGGTGATTGCGGCTGCCCGGCGCAAGACGCTTGCGAAAGGCGGCGTTGCAAATATAGTCCCCGCTTCGCTCGCGCGGCGCGGGCTGGAAACACGAGATTCGAAGGAACGGTAAGGGCATGTCTGAGCCACGGAAAATCATCATCGACACGGATCCCGGCCAGGACGACGCCGCGGCCATCATGCTGGCGCTCGGCAGCCCCGAACTCGAAATCCTCGGCATCACCACCGTCGCCGGCAACGTGCCGCTGTCGCGCACGTCCACCAATGCCCGCATCATCCTGGAGTTCTGTTCCCGGCCGGAGGTGAAGGTCTTCGCCGGCGCCGACAGGCCGATCGCCCGTCCTCTGGTGACGGCCGAACACGTTCACGGCAAGACCGGCCTCGACGGCCCGGAGCTGCACGAGCCGCAAATGCCCCTTCAGCCGCAGCATGCCGTCGATTTCATCGTCGAGACACTGCGGCGCGAACCCGCCGGCACGGTGACGCTCTGCACGCTCGGCCCGCTGACGAACATCGCGCTCGCACTGGAGAAGGCGCCGGATATCGCCGGCCGCGTGCGCGAGCTGGTCATGATGGGTGGCGGCTTCTTCGAGGGCGGCAACATCACGCCGGCCGCCGAATTCAATATCTATGTCGATCCGGAGGCGGCCGCTGCGGTCTTCGCGGCGGGTATCCCCATCGTCATGATGCCGCTCGACGTCACCCACAAGGTCCTGACGCTGAAGACCCGTGTCGAGAAGCTGCGCGCGCTCGGCAATCGCCCGGCGCTCGCGCTGGTCGCGATGCTGGAATTCTTCGAGCGCTTCGATGTCGAGAAATACGGCTCCGACGGCGGCCCGCTGCACGACCCGACGGTCATCGCCTATCTCCTGAAGCCGGAGCTTTTCGGCGGCCGCGACTGCAATGTCGAGATCGAGACCGCATCGCCGCTGACCGCCGGCATGACCGTCGTCGACTGGTGGCGGGTGACGGACCGCAAGCCGAATGCGCGCGTCGTGAAGGATGTCGACGCGGACGGTTTCTTCGCGCTGCTGACCGAGCGCATCGGCCGCCTCTGATGCGCGGCCTCCGCAGTGCCGGTTCGGACGTGGAGGCCCGTTTCCACACGGAGATGCTGGGCCTTTACGAGCGCTTTGCCGAACTCGGCTTCCGCCCGGCCCTCCTTCGGCGTTGCGTCACCCTCAACGGTGGCGTGGCGGCGGCCCGGGAGCTTGTCTTCAATCCCGGCACTACCGGCCTCGAGCGCCTGATCGATGCCCGCAAGACGGAGCTTTCGATGGAAGCCCTGATGCTGCGTCCCGAATATCGGGGCCTCTTCTCCGATCTGGAACTGAAGGAAGCCGCGCGGCGTCTTGCCAACGCTGCTCCCTCCCGTTCCCGTGGCCGATTGCAGGCGCAACCGACGGAGCGCAAGTAGCGCGCCGTGCAGGCTGGAGGGCCGATGACCATCCCCGCAAACGAAAAGGGCCGGCGTTTCCGCCGGCCCTTCGCTTTTCTGCTGACCCGTTAGGCTCAGAACTCTTCCCAGTCGTCCTGGGCGAGCGCCGTGTTGCCGGAAACCTGCGGGATGGCGCGGGCCGTTGTGCGCGGAGCCTGATAGGCGGAGCGCTGCGGCTGGGCCGGCATGCGGACCTGCTGCGTGGGCTGGTGTGCGGCCGCTGCGCCGGCGCGGAAGCGCGAGACGAGCGATTTCAGCGTCTGGGCTTCGTCGTTCAGCGTCATCGAGGCGGCGGTGGTTTCCTCCACCATCGCGGCGTTCTGCTGCGTCACCTGGTCCATCTGGTTGACGGCGGCGTTGATCTCCTTGAGGCCGACGGCCTGTTCGGAAGCCGAGGACGAGATCTGGCGGATGAGGCCGTTGATCTGGATGACCTGCTCGGCGATGTTCTCCAGCGCGCTGCCCGCCTTGCCGACGAGATCGACGCCGTCGCGAACCTGCGTTTCCGAGGTGTTGATCAGCGTCTTGATCTCCTTGGCGGCGTTTGCCGACCGCTGGGCGAGTTCACGCACTTCCTGTGCCACGACAGCAAAGCCCTTGCCGGCTTCCCCGGCGCGTGCCGCTTCCACACCCGCATTGAGGGCGAGGAGGTTGGTCTGGAAGGCGATGTCGTCGATCACGCCGATGATGTTGGAGATCTCGCGCGAGGAGTGCTCGATGCCGTGCATGGCGGCAATCGCCTTCTGCACGACCTCGCCGGACTTGCTGGCGTCGTTGCTGGCCGTTTCCACGGACTTGGCGGCGACGCGGGCATTGTCGGCGCTGGAATTGACCTGCGAGGTCAGCTCGTCGAGCGCCGCGGCGGTCTCTTCCAGGCTGGCGGCCTGCTGCTCGGTGCGGTGCGACAGGTCGGCCGCGCCCTTGGAGATTTCGCCGGTGCCGCCGCCGATATTGCCGACCGAGGCGTTGACCGTCTGGATCGTCTCCTCGAGGCTGGCGATGGCCGAGTTGAAGTCGGTCTTCAGCTTGCCGTATTCGCCCGGGAAGTCGCCGGACAGGCGGAAAGTCAGGTTGCCGGAGGAAAGCTGGGCGAGGCCGTCGCCGAGGCGGGCGACGATATCGCGCTGCAGCGCGCTCGATTCCGCGCGTTCTGCTTCCGAGCGGCTGCGCTCGACCTCGGTGAGCTGGCGCTGGTTCGTCGCTTCCGCCTCGAGGCGCTTGGTGTCGGCGAGCTGGTGGCGGAAGCCTTCCAGGGCCTTGGCGACGGCGCCGGTCTCGTCCGAGCGGTCCTGGCCGGCGATAGGCTGGGTATAGACGCCCTTGCCGAGCATGGTGACATCGTTGACGAGGCCGGTGAGCGGCTTCTGCACGAAGAAGCGGACGGCGAAATAGAGACCGGCCAGAACGGTTCCGAGCACGATCAGTCCGCCGATGATCATCATGGTGGTCTGCTCGTTGACCGGCGCATTGATCGCGGCGCGCGGCACGTCGACCAGAACGGCCCAGGTCGTGTTGACGTCCGGCAGAGCGAAGGGATAGACGACGCGGTCGAAAGTGGCCAGCTCGTCGAAGGAAAGGTTCTCGATGCGGGCCGGCTTGCCGGTGGCGAGCGCCTGCTGGACGAGTTCGGCGCCCTGGCCGTCATAGACCTTCATCAGAAGCTCTTCGGTCGGAGCGACGATCCAGTTACCGGTCTGCGACACGAGGAGGACACGGCCTTCGCCGAAGGGGCGAAGCTGGCTGAGCTTTTCGTAGAGCGCCTTCAGCGAGACGTCGACGCCGGTCACGCCGATGCGCTTGCCGCCGGAGACGACCGGATAGGCGATGGAGGCCATGGTGAAGTTCTCACCCGTGGAGGTTTCCTTGTAGGGCTGCGTCATCGCGCCCTTGCCGCTGGTTGCCGCCAGCGCGTACCACTCGGCCTTGTAGTCGGGTTCGAAGGTGGAGAGTGCGATGGAGCCGTCCTTGCGCTTCGTCCAGTAGGGGTCGAACGAACCGTCCTTGAAGGTGCCGGTCGCCAGATCCTCGGGCAACTCGCGCGACTTGCCGTCGAAGGCGTTCGGCTCTTCGGCGAACCAGCTACCGAGCGCGAAGGTGTTCTTTTCCGCATTCGCCTTGATGATGTCGACGACTTCCTTGCGGTCGAAATGCCCGCCCGCATGGCCCTGCTCGATCACGCCGGCCATGGAGCGCGCGGCGCTCGCAAGCTGGCCGATGTCGGTGGCGATATCGGCGGCGATGGATTTCGCCTCGGTATCGGCCCCGGAATAGACGAGTTCGGCGACGCGGCCCTGGGTCTGGCCGATGAGAACGGTGTTGGAGGCGAGCATCACCAGGGCGATCGTGCCGCCGGTGACCACGATGAGCTTTGTCGCGAGCGACTTGGCCTTGAACTTGAACATGAAATCCTCACCATGAGAGACGCCCGCGGCTGGGGGGCCGCGAAGAGGCACATTCGTTTTTGGAAGTCTCCATCATGGAGGGCGGGGCGCGTGACCAGCGCCAGAGACGGCCGCGCCCTTTAAGGCGCGGTGTCTGAGGACTTCAGTAACCGATAGAATCTTAATAAATAGCAAGCTCTGCCGTCGCCCATGGGCGCAACCGGCTGAATTTTCGGGCGTCGCGACGAGCGCGGCGCCCGGACGCCCCGTCCTAGAGTTCGGCGTCTACGGCGGAGGCGAAGGGGATGGAGGGCTGTGCGCCCGGCTTGAGGCAGGCGAGCGAGCCGGCGACGGCCGCGCGGCGCAGTGCGTCCTTGAAGGCAAGGCCGGCATCCAGCGAGGCGGCGAGATAGCCGCAGAACGTGTCGCCCGCGCCGACAGTGTCGACCGGCTCGATCTTCAGGCCCGCGGCGCGGAAGACCTCGTTCTTGCGGATGGCGACGACGCCGTCGGCGCCGAGCGTGACGATGATCGTCTGCCCGCTCTCGGCATGGAGGGCGCGCATCGTCGCCTCGCGCTCCTCGTCCGAAAGTTCGCCCTTGCCGACGAAGAGGTCGAATTCCGTCTCGTTGGCGACGAGGATGTCGGCCATTGCGCCGAGCCGCCGCGTGGCGGCGCTGAAGGGGGCGATGTTGACGATGGAAAGGACGCCCTTCTGTTTGGCGGCGACGAGCGCGGCCTCGATGGAGGCGTCGGGAATCTCGAACTGCAGCATCAGGTAGTCGCCGCGCGACATGGCGGCGACGGTGCGTTTCGCATCCTCCTCGCTGACCGTGCCATTGGCGCCCGGCACGACGACGATGACGTTCTCGCCGTCATCCTCGGCGACGAGGATATGGGCGGTTCCGGTGGCTTCGGCGGGCGAGCGCACGCCGTTGAGGTCGACGGCGGCGTCGGCGAGGAGGGCCAGCGCCTGGCTGCCCAGCCGGTCGTCGCCGACGGCGCCGGCCATGCGCACCATGGAGCCGGCGCGGCGGGCGGCAAGCGCCTGGTTGGCGCCCTTGCCGCCGGCGGCGGTGGTGAAGCTGGTGCCCATCACCGTTTCGCCGGGCTTCGGCAGGCGTTCCGGTGTGGCGATGAGGTCCATGTTGATGGAACCGAAGACGGTGATCATGAGAGCTGCCCCTTGTCGTTTCCGCGGACACTGCCCGAGGCGGTCAGTCCTCGTCAACCACCCTCAGCCGTAACTGGCCCGTCCGGCTCTCCGCCGCCTTTTCCTGGGGCTGCGAAAGTGCGGAAACCGTCTCGAATTCCAGGTCGCCGATGCGCGCGCCGCGCCGCGTAAGCTTTTCCGTGGACGTCAGAATCAGGTCCACGTCCTTCTGCGCGGCGGTGAAATGGCCGTGCAGCTTGCGCACCCGGTCGTCGAGCCGCGTCAAATCGTCCATCAGCCGCGTGACCTCGCCCTGAATGACATGCGCCTGCTCGCGCATCCGCTGGTCCTTGAGGAGCGCCTGAAGCACCTGCACCGAAAGCATCAGCAGGGAGGGCGAGACGATGACGATGCGGGCGCGGTGCGCGCGCTGCACCACGGGTTCGAAATTCTCGTGGATGCTGGCGAAGATCGATTCCGAGGGCACGAAGAGGAAGGCGGTGTCCTGCGTCTCGCCGGCAAGGAGGTATTTTTCCGCGATATCCCGGATATGCACCTCCATGTCGCGGCGGAACTGCTGGGCGGCGGCCTTCGCCGCTTCGGACGAGCGCCCGTCCGACATGGCGTTCCACGCCTCCAGCGGGAATTTCGCATCGACGACGAGCGGCGGCTGGCCGTTCGGCATGCGGATGGTGCAGTCCGGTCGCACGCCGTTGGAAAGCTGCGCCTGGAATTGGTAGGCGCCGGGCGGCAGCGCATCGGCGATGATCGTTTCCATGCGCGACTGGCCGAACGCGCCGCGCGTCTGCTTGTTGGAGAGAATGGCTTGAAGCCCGACCACGTCTTTCGCCAGCGACTGGATGTTCGTCTGGGCGTTGTCGATCACCGCCAGCCGCTCCTGCAGCCGGCGCAGGTTCTCGTGTGTCGCCCGCGTCTGTTCGGAGATCGACTGGCCGAGCCGCTGGGTCAATCCGTCGAGCCGCGCATTGATCGCCTGGTTGGTCTCCGATTGCTTGCTGCCGAACACCTCCGCCATGGCGGCGACACGGCCCTGCATCTCCGTCTGCGCCTTCAGGAGTTCGGCAAAGCGCAGCTCCGCCATCGCCGCCGTTTCCCGCTGGCGGATATGGCTGCGCCGTGCGGAAAGCACGCCGAAGACGGTCAGCAGCACGGCCGCGAGCAGCACGAGCGCCGGGCCGGGGCCGCCGAGCCTGTCGAGGAAGGAAGAGACGAGCGTGTCGAAAGCGGGATCGATCATGCCGGGACCATAGCACGGATTGCGGCGAAAACCAGATCATAACGTGAACAAATCGCAGGCGCCGCTGGCGAAGTCGATTGAAAGCGCAAACAAACCGCGCTAAGGAGGCGCATGACCATCAAGCCGCTGATTATCCTTCCCGATCCGATCCTCCGCCAGGTTTCGAAGCCCATCGAGACCATGGACGGCGAGGTGAAGAAGCTCGCCGACGACATGCTGGAAACCATGTACGATGCCCCCGGCATCGGCCTTGCCGCCATCCAGATCGGCGTCGCCCGCCGCATGCTCGTGCTCGATGTTTCCAAGGAGGGCGAGGACAAGAAGCCGCTCGTCTTCATCAATCCGGAAATCGTCGCCTCCTCGGATGCACGTTCGGTCTATGAAGAGGGCTGCCTGTCGATCCCGGATTATTATGCCGAGGTCGAGCGCCCGGCCGGCATTACCGTCAAGCATCTCGATCGCGACGGCAAGGAGCAGGTGACGGAGGCCGATGGCCTGCTCGCGACCTGCCTCCAGCACGAGATCGACCACCTCAACGGCGTGCTGTTCATCGACCACATTTCCAAGCTGAAGCGCGAAATGGTGATCCGCAAGTTCACCAAGGCCGCGAAGATGCGCGGCAGCAAGGCGCTCTGAGGCGGCGTCAGCCGCCCCGCACTCTTTTCACGGAGGCTGACCGATGGCCCTTCGCATCATCTTCATGGGCACGCCGGACTTCTCCGTTGCGACGCTGGAGGCGCTTGCCGAGGCGGGCCACGAGATCGTGGCTGTCTATTCGCAGCCGCCGCGCCCGGCCGGTCGCCGTGGCCTCGAACTGGTGAAGTCGCCGGTGCATCAGGCCGCTGAACGGCGCGGCATCCCCGTCTTCACGCCCGTCAATTTCCGTGAGGAAGCGGACCGTGCAGCCTTCCGCGCCCATGACGCGGATGTCGCGGTCGTCGTCGCCTACGGTCTCTTGCTGCCGGAGGCGATCCTTACCGGCACGCGCCTCGGCTGCTATAACGGCCATGCCTCGCTCCTGCCGCGCTGGCGAGGGGCCGCCCCCATCCAGCGGGCGATCATGGCGGGCGATGCCGAGACCGGCATGATGGTCATGAAGATGGACAAGGGCCTCGATACCGGCCCCGTCGCGCTCACCCGCCGCATGGCCATCGGAGAGAACATGACGGCCGGCGAGTTGCACGACGCCCTGATGTGGGCGGGCGGCGTACTGATGACCGAGGCCATGGGCAAGCTCGAGGCCGGCGACCTGCCGCTGACGCCGCAGGCGGAGGAGGGCGTGCTTTACGCCGCCAAGATCGACAAGGCCGAGACCCGGATCGACTTTTCGAAGCCGGCCACGGATGTGCACAACCATATCCGCGGCCTTTCGCCCTTCCCCGGGGCATGGTTCGAGCTGCCGGTCGCCGGCAAGCCGGAGCGCGTGAAGGTGCTGGCGAGCGGCATCGGCGAAGGACGCGGCAAGCCGGGCGAGGTGTTGGACCACGCTGTCGTGTCGGCTCTTGCCGGTCGCCTGACCGTGGCGTGCGGTGAAGGCGCCGTGGATTTTCTGCGTCTGCAGAAGGCCGGCGGCAAGCTGCTGGACGCGGCGGATTTCCTGCGCGGCACGCCGGTTGCGGCCGGCGAGGTGCTTGCCTGATGCCGCGTTATCGCCTGCGCATCGAATATGACGGCACGCCCTATGTCGGCTGGCAGCGGCAGGAGAACGGTCATTCCGTGCAGGGCGCCATCGAGGCGGCGATCCTGTCGCTGACGGGAGAGACGGTCTCGATCCGCGGGGCGGGGCGCACGGATTCCGGCGTGCACGCCATGGGGCAGGTCGCTCATGCCGATCTTTCGCGCCAGTGGAAGGAACACACGCTGAGGAACGCGCTCAACGCGCATCTCGGCATGGCCGGCGAGCGCGTTGCCATCCTCGACGCGGCCGAAGTGCCGGACGATTTCGACGCCCGCTTTTCGGCGGTGAAGCGGCATTATCTCTACCGCATCATCTCGCGCCGCGCGCCTCTGGCGCTGGAAGCGAACCGCGCCTGGTTCGTCGCCAGGGAGCTGGATCACGAGGCCATGCATGCGGCAGGGCAGGTGCTCGTCGGAAAACACGACTTCACCACCTTCCGCGCCGCCCAGTGCCAGGCGAACAGCCCCGTACGCACCATCGACCGGCTGGAGGTGACGCGCAGCGGCGACCTCATCGAGATGCGCGTCTCGGCGCAGAGCTTCCTGCACAACCAGATCCGCTCCTTCGCCGGCACGTTGAAGCTGGCGGGCGAGGGCAAGTGGACGGTGGCGGACGTGCGCAACGCGCTCGAGGCGCGCGACCGCCAGGCCTGTGGGCCCGTCGCGCCGCCCGACGGGCTGTATTTCATGGCTGCCGATTATTGACCTGAAGTATTTCCAGCAAAAGTGCGGAGCGGTTTTGCGATTCGAGGAAAAGCGGAAACGCTCTAACCGGGCAGGGTGCCGAGAAGGCGCTGCAATTCCTGCCCGATGATCATCGGCGGCAGCACGTAGATGGCGGTCATCGCGGCGGCGAGCAGCGTCTGTTTCCCGACGCACATCCACACAAGGCGGAATTGCAGGATCACGCTCGCGCCGAGGACGGCATAGATGAGCAGGCCGGCAAGCGGCGCGCTTGTGGGCAGAACCAGCGTCAATGCGAACGGCACGGCGAAGGCGTAGCACAGCGGCACGGTGAGCCAGTTGCCCGTGGTGACGACGACGGCAAGATATTTGCCGTAGCCGAGCGGCCGGGCCAGCACTGCAAGAAGTGCGAGCGGCAGCAGCCATCCGATGAAGTCGACAAAGGCGAGCTTGACGAAAAAGTCGGGGCCGACCTGCGTTTCCGCCGGCATGCGGGAAAGATAGTAAAGCCGCCACGACGCCCAGGTGACGGCAAGGGCCGGCAGGCACCAGGCGAAGGCCCAGAAGGAGCGGACAAGGCCGCGCCAGGTCAGGTCCAGCCAGCCGAACCCCTCCTGCTTCTGCTTCAGCAGCA
This DNA window, taken from Shinella zoogloeoides, encodes the following:
- the fmt gene encoding methionyl-tRNA formyltransferase, translated to MALRIIFMGTPDFSVATLEALAEAGHEIVAVYSQPPRPAGRRGLELVKSPVHQAAERRGIPVFTPVNFREEADRAAFRAHDADVAVVVAYGLLLPEAILTGTRLGCYNGHASLLPRWRGAAPIQRAIMAGDAETGMMVMKMDKGLDTGPVALTRRMAIGENMTAGELHDALMWAGGVLMTEAMGKLEAGDLPLTPQAEEGVLYAAKIDKAETRIDFSKPATDVHNHIRGLSPFPGAWFELPVAGKPERVKVLASGIGEGRGKPGEVLDHAVVSALAGRLTVACGEGAVDFLRLQKAGGKLLDAADFLRGTPVAAGEVLA
- a CDS encoding Hsp20 family protein → MTRMTPFTSPLLLGFDAMEKTLERIAKGNDGYPPYNIERLRSNGETGAPERLRITLAVAGFSDEELDVTTEENQLVIRGRQVDSGERDYLYRGIAARQFQRTFVLADGMRVQGAELKNGLLSVDLVRPEPARMVKKINISVSD
- a CDS encoding nucleoside hydrolase, with the protein product MSEPRKIIIDTDPGQDDAAAIMLALGSPELEILGITTVAGNVPLSRTSTNARIILEFCSRPEVKVFAGADRPIARPLVTAEHVHGKTGLDGPELHEPQMPLQPQHAVDFIVETLRREPAGTVTLCTLGPLTNIALALEKAPDIAGRVRELVMMGGGFFEGGNITPAAEFNIYVDPEAAAAVFAAGIPIVMMPLDVTHKVLTLKTRVEKLRALGNRPALALVAMLEFFERFDVEKYGSDGGPLHDPTVIAYLLKPELFGGRDCNVEIETASPLTAGMTVVDWWRVTDRKPNARVVKDVDADGFFALLTERIGRL
- the trmB gene encoding tRNA (guanosine(46)-N7)-methyltransferase TrmB, which encodes MTDAQRRSRATEAFFGRRKGKPLRERQALHLETLLPALKVDLSAPAPADIATLYDFRPDRMRLEIGFGGGEHLIHRAQETPDTAFIGVEPFVNSMAKLIGSVEETGAKNIRLYDDDATELLDWLPAGSLDQIDLLYPDPWPKKKHWKRRFVSKVNLDRFARVLKPGGVFCFASDIDTYVNWTLMHCGAHPAFVWTAENAADWLTPYAGWPGTRYEAKAKREGRKSAYLTFRRL
- a CDS encoding DNA recombination protein RmuC; the protein is MIDPAFDTLVSSFLDRLGGPGPALVLLAAVLLTVFGVLSARRSHIRQRETAAMAELRFAELLKAQTEMQGRVAAMAEVFGSKQSETNQAINARLDGLTQRLGQSISEQTRATHENLRRLQERLAVIDNAQTNIQSLAKDVVGLQAILSNKQTRGAFGQSRMETIIADALPPGAYQFQAQLSNGVRPDCTIRMPNGQPPLVVDAKFPLEAWNAMSDGRSSEAAKAAAQQFRRDMEVHIRDIAEKYLLAGETQDTAFLFVPSESIFASIHENFEPVVQRAHRARIVIVSPSLLMLSVQVLQALLKDQRMREQAHVIQGEVTRLMDDLTRLDDRVRKLHGHFTAAQKDVDLILTSTEKLTRRGARIGDLEFETVSALSQPQEKAAESRTGQLRLRVVDED
- the def gene encoding peptide deformylase, which encodes MTIKPLIILPDPILRQVSKPIETMDGEVKKLADDMLETMYDAPGIGLAAIQIGVARRMLVLDVSKEGEDKKPLVFINPEIVASSDARSVYEEGCLSIPDYYAEVERPAGITVKHLDRDGKEQVTEADGLLATCLQHEIDHLNGVLFIDHISKLKREMVIRKFTKAAKMRGSKAL
- the truA gene encoding tRNA pseudouridine(38-40) synthase TruA translates to MPRYRLRIEYDGTPYVGWQRQENGHSVQGAIEAAILSLTGETVSIRGAGRTDSGVHAMGQVAHADLSRQWKEHTLRNALNAHLGMAGERVAILDAAEVPDDFDARFSAVKRHYLYRIISRRAPLALEANRAWFVARELDHEAMHAAGQVLVGKHDFTTFRAAQCQANSPVRTIDRLEVTRSGDLIEMRVSAQSFLHNQIRSFAGTLKLAGEGKWTVADVRNALEARDRQACGPVAPPDGLYFMAADY
- a CDS encoding DUF1150 family protein; the protein is MGLKTVTPTVSKADLAHLGAGEVGYIRKMKADEVSRVFPEAPEIDPSLDLWALFGADGTPILLTDNRSSTFYKAAEDDLRTVSLH
- a CDS encoding ribokinase, whose amino-acid sequence is MITVFGSINMDLIATPERLPKPGETVMGTSFTTAAGGKGANQALAARRAGSMVRMAGAVGDDRLGSQALALLADAAVDLNGVRSPAEATGTAHILVAEDDGENVIVVVPGANGTVSEEDAKRTVAAMSRGDYLMLQFEIPDASIEAALVAAKQKGVLSIVNIAPFSAATRRLGAMADILVANETEFDLFVGKGELSDEEREATMRALHAESGQTIIVTLGADGVVAIRKNEVFRAAGLKIEPVDTVGAGDTFCGYLAASLDAGLAFKDALRRAAVAGSLACLKPGAQPSIPFASAVDAEL
- a CDS encoding methyl-accepting chemotaxis protein, producing the protein MFKFKAKSLATKLIVVTGGTIALVMLASNTVLIGQTQGRVAELVYSGADTEAKSIAADIATDIGQLASAARSMAGVIEQGHAGGHFDRKEVVDIIKANAEKNTFALGSWFAEEPNAFDGKSRELPEDLATGTFKDGSFDPYWTKRKDGSIALSTFEPDYKAEWYALAATSGKGAMTQPYKETSTGENFTMASIAYPVVSGGKRIGVTGVDVSLKALYEKLSQLRPFGEGRVLLVSQTGNWIVAPTEELLMKVYDGQGAELVQQALATGKPARIENLSFDELATFDRVVYPFALPDVNTTWAVLVDVPRAAINAPVNEQTTMMIIGGLIVLGTVLAGLYFAVRFFVQKPLTGLVNDVTMLGKGVYTQPIAGQDRSDETGAVAKALEGFRHQLADTKRLEAEATNQRQLTEVERSRSEAERAESSALQRDIVARLGDGLAQLSSGNLTFRLSGDFPGEYGKLKTDFNSAIASLEETIQTVNASVGNIGGGTGEISKGAADLSHRTEQQAASLEETAAALDELTSQVNSSADNARVAAKSVETASNDASKSGEVVQKAIAAMHGIEHSSREISNIIGVIDDIAFQTNLLALNAGVEAARAGEAGKGFAVVAQEVRELAQRSANAAKEIKTLINTSETQVRDGVDLVGKAGSALENIAEQVIQINGLIRQISSSASEQAVGLKEINAAVNQMDQVTQQNAAMVEETTAASMTLNDEAQTLKSLVSRFRAGAAAAHQPTQQVRMPAQPQRSAYQAPRTTARAIPQVSGNTALAQDDWEEF